A window of the Aliivibrio salmonicida LFI1238 genome harbors these coding sequences:
- a CDS encoding TcpH protein: MIIVVWHQFYKVELIGTIAINENNVKYVKYLDSVDILNTHYSDDASVSSISDVSKFIVDYDLSQGQLYAYDGTNYYIFNIYSLGDSCFVTLPTASKNLKKIGFFCTYNN, encoded by the coding sequence TTGATAATCGTTGTATGGCATCAATTCTATAAAGTAGAACTTATTGGTACTATTGCGATTAATGAAAACAACGTTAAATACGTTAAATATCTAGATTCTGTTGATATTTTAAATACTCATTATAGTGATGATGCTTCTGTGTCATCGATTAGTGATGTCAGTAAATTTATTGTTGACTATGATTTATCTCAGGGGCAACTTTATGCATATGACGGCACGAATTACTATATATTTAATATATACTCATTAGGTGATTCTTGCTTTGTTACCCTACCAACGGCGAGTAAAAACCTGAAGAAAATAGGTTTTTTTTGTACATATAACAATTAA
- a CDS encoding DUF413 domain-containing protein: MRKNSRFYDDIHFPKGFNRKGFTVKEAEVLNYHGVTMKGLLNGSLIPNSSIEKQFIDDVKDGNKEASLLAKCWLKYINLSTTKTKLHTLCGNPYEN; encoded by the coding sequence ATGAGAAAAAACAGTAGATTCTATGACGATATTCATTTCCCTAAAGGGTTTAATAGAAAAGGATTTACAGTTAAAGAAGCTGAAGTCCTAAACTATCATGGAGTCACGATGAAAGGGCTTTTAAATGGCTCTTTAATACCGAATAGTAGTATAGAAAAACAATTTATTGATGATGTTAAAGATGGGAATAAAGAGGCATCCCTGCTTGCAAAATGCTGGTTGAAATACATAAACTTAAGTACAACGAAAACCAAGCTACATACATTATGTGGTAACCCATACGAGAATTAG